The Prunus dulcis chromosome 3, ALMONDv2, whole genome shotgun sequence genome segment TTTCAAGCCCCAGGCTCTCGGACGCCAGCCCCAGCAGCTCTCGCGCCAGCGAAGCAATTTGATCGCTGTACTCGGAAACCACCTGGCGGTAATCTGCGGGGAAATGGGGCCATCGCGTGGGGTTCCGGCGCCGGAGGGGGAGGGTGTGGTGATCGAAGTAGTCCCTCCAGTCCAAAACGGTGTCGTCCTTCTCCAGCATCCGGCTGCCGTAGCCCTCCGACGCCGACGAGCTCGGATCGCACGCATACTTGAGTTTGTCTTCGACTGAGCTGTCGTTGAAGAAGGTGAGGCCCGCGCGCTTGATGGCGTCGACTATGCTGGCAGGAACGCCGTGGTTGGTGACGTGGAAGGCGCCCCAGTCCCGGCAGGCTTGCCCAATTGAGGCCCGAACCGAATCACGTCGGGTCGGGTCGAGGCCGAAAAGGTTGATGAGCGGAATGTTGGTTGAAGAAGAAGGTAGATTGGGTCGGTGCTGGGGAGGTTGAATGTATTGTGGCGGGACTTGGTTGAGGCCGGCTTGGGCTAAGCTTTGAACTCTGATGGGCTCCGCTGATATTTCCATTTCTATCGAATTGGAATGAATTTACAGAGAGAGATACAGAGCGATGTGATGATGAAGACGATGATACCGATTTTATAGTACGGAGTTATTCAAGCATATAAAAAACTGtgctttttgttatttctttccCGGCAGAAAATAAATACGTTCAGTAAAGAAGCGCTGTATTTACTGATTAATTAAAGTGATTGGCAAAATTTATTTGGGTTACAAAATTGAGCAACATACGCTACGTTAGGAGAAAACTTACATAGCgataggggtgggcactcaaaccggcaaaccgAAAATTCAAGCCGAACCACACTgaaccaaaccggaaaaaaaccgagttgaccaaaaagtcaaaaaccggtcaaaaaccgaaccggaccggtttggaccggattcggatctggttccatgtcttcaaaaaccgaaccgggccgaaccgaaccggtgaaactaaaaaaatatataatttcaatatatatttatatttaatgctatatttttaatttcactaaaaaaaacataatatttatccaagttcaatgtcaaaatatctctcttttctcactttaatatttatttttatatgaaattgaataatttgttaattttcaagta includes the following:
- the LOC117622102 gene encoding probable 2-oxoglutarate-dependent dioxygenase At5g05600, with amino-acid sequence MEISAEPIRVQSLAQAGLNQVPPQYIQPPQHRPNLPSSSTNIPLINLFGLDPTRRDSVRASIGQACRDWGAFHVTNHGVPASIVDAIKRAGLTFFNDSSVEDKLKYACDPSSSASEGYGSRMLEKDDTVLDWRDYFDHHTLPLRRRNPTRWPHFPADYRQVVSEYSDQIASLARELLGLASESLGLETRRLEEAVGEFWQNITISYYPPCPQPELTLGLQAHSDFGAITLLVQDEVGGLEVLKDGEWVPVKPLGGDAIVVLLADQTEIMTNGKYRSAQHRAITNSNQARLSVATFHDPAKTVKVSPASELTSALTPPLYREVVYGDYVSSWYTKGPEGKRNIDALLLEP